The following nucleotide sequence is from Mangifera indica cultivar Alphonso chromosome 1, CATAS_Mindica_2.1, whole genome shotgun sequence.
ATTTTCATATCAACAGAAAGAAGTACCTGGGCTGCCTCAATCTCTAGTTCTTGTTTTTGGATGTCAAATGATAAAGGACGCAACATACACAAGAAGAATAAATCTGATTTCTCAAAGAATGACTTGTGTGATTGTctgcaagagaaagaaaaactatAATCACGTGACAAAGCCCTGTGTTCAAATTTTTGGGATAAGGAAATCGAAGTTACTCCTGAAGATGGCAATGATTTGTTTTAAGTTATTGTTTATAATTGCAAAATGGTGAAATGAATCTGCATTTTAACCGCATTCCTGCACATCATTCAAGACAAAGCAAATTTTACCTGAATGCTAAGATCTCAATAAACTGTGTGTCAATCTGAAATAGTCAAAAGTGGCACCATCAAGGCCATTGCCATGGATTTACAAACATTCAAGTTCGAACAAGAGATTTACATCCACTCATCACTTACTCCTGTCTCTTCTTTTACTTCTCTAATGGCTGCCTTGGAGATATCCTCACCCTGTATGTTGAAATTTTCACTTACTGGTAAAAATGCTTTTAGTTTGGTTTCTAAACAATTAAGAAACTGCTGGTCTTAGTCAAGTACCTCATCAACAATTCCAGTTGGAATTTTCCACAAACCTATTATTTGGAAATTGCCACTCTTTTCCTTGACTACAAGCAACTTCTACCGAATAAAATTCCATATTAGAAACAACAACATAGAGCAACAATGTGTCTGAACACAAAATGATATAGCATTGCGTATGATTGAGAACAAGGATTCTTAAATACTTTGTTGAGTTTCAATGGATGAAAAAAGATAGATCAATTTgaggaagaaattgaaataatagAAGTGATCTAGTTCCGGAATATCAAATTGCTACATCAGGTTGTAAAGTCTGGTTAAGTTTGCCTTCTATTAGGATCATAAAATATCCTCTGGGATAAGCATTTGCATAATAAGATCACGGTACAAAACATTTCATCGGCAATTAATATCTGCACCTTGACAtccaaactaattttaaaaagtgaggTGAGCTTTCTATTTGACTGATCCCTGGGAATACAGATATCTTGACCAAGTCAACTGTAAATTAGCCATGGAGCATATCCTCTAAAAAGGCAAGACATTTTAGAACTTAATCAGATTCACCAATTTTCGTTAGGATTGATATGGTAACTTAAAATGTgcagaataaaataaaagcaaaatgaaTCAGCAAGTGAAGTTCTACTAACAGTAAAGGGAGAACCTCTCTTCTATCATTAAAGACAAGAGCACCAACACTGACTTGATGCGTAGCATTTGCAGGTATAGTGTTCCCAGTTTCAGGAATCCAGTAAACAAGCATGAGATAGTTTGGCTCAGCATGGTGATACCAAAATCCCTCCTACAACCAAATTTCCAAGAGAAAAGTCAGCAGTCAAGGAGACAGAACCATTTAGATTTTTTGGATGGTTCACAACTGACACTGGTCACCAAAACTACAGTTGATCGCTTTGCAAATGAATCTTGTTCTTTACTTAAATTTGAATCTGCTTGGTGGCACAAGAAAATGTTATAAAGATTGGAAAACCATCAATTTCCTTTAACAATCAACCAAACTGTGTTGCTTCTAGGCCTTAAATGTTCACTTAGCTTGTGCaggtttattaaaaaaagaatccCCAATTTTAGAGTGTGTTCATTAACTAGTATTTTAATCAGAAAATCATTTCGTCCTCTATTTGCCATATGCAAGGTATAAATAACTAAGGAAGGAAAAAATCTAGCTTGACAACTGGGTTTTCAATATACTTTGTCTCGGTCAGCACAAGGTTGATCAGATTCAGGGGAGAAGAGTATGTTACCTTGACTGCAGTTTCAACCAGATTAACTAGTACTATAGGCAGTTTAATCCAGACTCCTTTTTTGCCCTGCAAAGTAAAACATctttatgatatattttcaaaagCAGCGGCAGACTCAATAATGAATAAGTGTGGAGCCCAATAAATGCTAAGTAACTAAGTATGCTTTAACAAGAATCTTCGGATTTCACAAACTGGGATCCACTTATTTACTTTTTAGAACACATAAAAATAACCTTATCCACCTCAGACAAAATTCAAGAGAATAATCATTTGCAGAATAATGTTATTAAATGGCCATGTTCTATAAACATGTCAAAAGGGCCACCGAATGACGAAAATTTCCATCAGCTGTAGTGTAGAAAACCgtaaacccaaaataaaaacaaaatattgatcCAACAAGGTCATATTCATGCAAAGAAAGCTTCTATAAAATAATCCACCTGATGCTTCCACTGCAACAATGAAGCTCTAAGCACAGTGACAAAGACCTCGGGGGTCA
It contains:
- the LOC123193159 gene encoding nudix hydrolase 2-like; its protein translation is MGSMLFLASSVMHVDEVFGNGVEDIKLLKGIDDEHGGVIVEMKEAMTPEVFVTVLRASLLQWKHQGKKGVWIKLPIVLVNLVETAVKEGFWYHHAEPNYLMLVYWIPETGNTIPANATHQVSVGALVFNDRRELLVVKEKSGNFQIIGLWKIPTGIVDEGEDISKAAIREVKEETGIDTQFIEILAFRQSHKSFFEKSDLFFLCMLRPLSFDIQKQELEIEAAQWMPFEEYAAQPFVQKTEIFKYITDLCIAKIDNRYTGFSPRATASIFRDDLGYLYLNRLDLDQSKVDVRKINDI